aatggttattatcaaaaagacaagagataacaaatgttgaagaggatgtggagaaaagggacccctCTACATTGTTGATAAGAATGTAAATCGGTACATacattatgaaaaacaatatggatttcctcaaataattaaaaatagaactacatatGGTCTAGCAACCCCACTTCtcggtatatatccaaaggaaatgaaaccactACCTCAAAGTGTTATTTGTCCTCCCTTATTCATTGTtatcattattcacaatggccaagacatggaaacaacctaagtgtctactgatggatgaatggataaagaagatctaatacatacatacatacaatggaatattattcagccataaaaaagaaggaaactgccatcatgacaacatggatgaacctggaaagccttttttattaagtgaaataagccagacagagaaacacaaatagtatatggtatcacttatatgtggaatcaaaaaaaaaaaaattcaaacacatagaaacagagtGGTGGCTGCCaggagttgggggcagggggagcatggggagatgttggtcaaaggtacaaactttcagttataagatgaataagttctaaggagtgaatgtacagcatggtgactgtagttaataatactatattgtatacttgaaattggtaagaaagtagatcttaagcattctcaccacaaaaaaggagaaactaTATGAAAAGGTAACATGTGAAGTGACAGAGGTATTAATTAACTTGATTATGgtaattatttcataatgtataccTGTATgaagtcatcatgttgtacactttaaatacatacaattttgtcaattatacctcaataaagttgaggGGAAAAACAAGGAGAAATCTTCATGGCCTTAGATTTGGCAtaggtttcttaaatatgacactaaaagcaaggtaacagaaaaataaatagataagtaggacttcaccaaaattttaaaattctatgtatcaaaggacactatcaagataGTGAAAATCCACAGAATAGGaggatatatttgcaaatcatgtatctgataagggtctattATCCAGAATgcataaagaactttcaaaatcCAGAGGCGTCTGGCTAGCTCAGTCCAAAGAGCATGCGTGTGACTCGTGACCTCGGgatcatgagtccaagccccacactcggtgtagagattacttaaataaataatacttcaaAGAAATATctttggggtggctcagtcagttaagcgtccgactctcaatctcagctcaggtcttgatctcagggttgtgagttcaagtcccacactgggctccacactaagcatcaagcctactttaaaaaaaaaaaaaaaaagaactcttacaatcCAAAAATCAAATGCACATTTTAGGAAGCAACAGTCCTCAGCCTGTGGAAGAATGGGGAGAATATGGAACCTAAAATGCAGTGAAGAGGCAATCATAGTGTTCCAGGAGAGACACAGTGAAGCCTGGACCAAAACAGTGGCCAAAGGTAGAAAAAGGGCTGGACAGATTCAATTGATATTGAGGAGATAGACTCAGGAGGCTTGGGATCCGATGGGCTGTGTGAAGTTTTCGTTTCCGCATACTAGTGAGGCAGCctttcaggaaggaaaaggagggagatcCCTATTCTTGCATGGACAGAGTGGCTGGGGATGGAGGAAGTGAAAGTGTCTGCCTGCATAAATAGGCAGCAGACCAGTCCTAGCTGACACACGGACCCCCAACTTGCAGCTGTCCACCTCGCCTACCGCTTTGGCCTCACACTCACCTTCTACCACAGCCATGGCTCAGTCATTGGCTCTGAGCCTCCTTGTCCTGGTCCTGGCCTTCTGCATCCCCTGGACCCAAGGTATCAAAGAGGGAGTTGCCTaggatggggagaaggggaggtgcGGGTGGGAGCCTACCAGGAGCCCCGGCTCCCTGTAAACCCCACCCTGCAGGCAGTGATGGAGGGGCGCAGGATTGTTGCCTCAAGTACAGCCTAAGGAAGATTCCCGCCCGGGTTGTCCGCAGCTACCGGAAGCAGGAGCCAAGCAGGGGCTGCCCCATCTCAGCTATCCTGTGAGTGGGTGCAAGAAGGTGGGTGCAGCTGAGTGGGGAGGGCATGGCGGGCAAAACTAGGACAGGCTTGCTAATGCCCAACCCCCAGGTTCTCACCTCGGAAGCGCTCTCAGCCAGAGCTATGCGCAGACCCCAAAGAGACCTGGGTGCAGCAGCTGATGCAACGTCTGGACAAGCCACCAGCCCCACGGAAACAAGTCCAGGGCTGTAAGAGGGACAAaggagcccccaagtctggcaaGAAGGGAAAGGGCTCCAAAGGCTGTAAGAGGTGAGGAAGCTAGAGGGACAGTGGGAGGGAAGTGAAGGGGAGCCCTGATAAGCCCCTCAAACCCCTCTTCTGCCCTCCCAGGACTGAACAGCCACAGACCCCAAAAGGGTCATAGCCCAGTGaccagcctggagcccagga
The Prionailurus viverrinus isolate Anna chromosome D4, UM_Priviv_1.0, whole genome shotgun sequence genome window above contains:
- the CCL21 gene encoding C-C motif chemokine 21; its protein translation is MAQSLALSLLVLVLAFCIPWTQGSDGGAQDCCLKYSLRKIPARVVRSYRKQEPSRGCPISAILFSPRKRSQPELCADPKETWVQQLMQRLDKPPAPRKQVQGCKRDKGAPKSGKKGKGSKGCKRTEQPQTPKGS